The Marinobacter halotolerans genome includes a window with the following:
- a CDS encoding acyl-CoA thioesterase: MTALNDDMPAPRGELITQIVPLPSDTNPNGDVFAGWLVRHMDIAAATLAGRTSQGRNATVAMDRMEFLSPLRVGAQVGCYGELVEVGRSSMKINIEVWTLDRSARTPRKVTEGLFIYVAIDEHGRIREVPDQPELS, encoded by the coding sequence ATGACAGCCCTGAATGACGATATGCCTGCGCCGCGCGGCGAACTGATTACCCAGATTGTTCCCCTACCCTCCGACACCAACCCCAACGGCGACGTCTTTGCCGGTTGGCTGGTCCGCCATATGGACATTGCCGCTGCCACCCTCGCCGGGCGCACATCCCAGGGCCGCAACGCCACCGTAGCCATGGACCGGATGGAATTTCTTTCACCGTTGAGAGTGGGCGCCCAGGTCGGCTGCTACGGCGAACTGGTGGAAGTAGGCCGCAGCTCCATGAAAATCAACATCGAAGTCTGGACCCTGGACCGCAGTGCAAGAACCCCCCGTAAAGTGACCGAAGGGCTCTTCATCTACGTGGCTATTGACGAGCACGGCCGTATCCGCGAAGTACCGGACCAGCCCGAGTTGTCATAA